From Spea bombifrons isolate aSpeBom1 chromosome 6, aSpeBom1.2.pri, whole genome shotgun sequence, a single genomic window includes:
- the MRPL37 gene encoding 39S ribosomal protein L37, mitochondrial — MAASILTQAVSGAGLSCLRRRTGLRCLSAPAGWGKRQGQQVRKEPPEIPGLERITYADRMYYLPWLARPRFPDFKKDWSDPFHYRAPAPEEMKLYKERPSFVFQRSCRLLGGVKQALWLTKTKMIEGLPQKILSICENPDYQFPNHEELVHNTIAQACLWSNTEEQPIREEYCPKLLQGLLHLCRTQNSKFPALSERSMVENCRLSTYWQRGSDTFHVRGISGFLLNAKAPLSPLASESEIQDTVPHKLESLYPISPAIDLQEVNVYKNHNDLGFKEGYPFPDPHTIFIMDPCSTKARFLPDQLRAKMIMLAFGSALAKAKILNGEESKVLKQPVYVQGIATDGQLFHFVAFQLNTLDLESDDGVKNLVWIDADQPLYDTAFRVPQMKRKVVLAPAGVSGLRPETFRKFWAMYLHGAV, encoded by the exons ATGGCGGCGTCCATACTGACTCAGGCTGTGTCCGGGGCCGGTCTGTCATGTCTCCGCCGCCGTACCGGCCTCCGGTGCCTGAGTGCTCCTGCCGGCTGGGGCAAACGGCAAGGGCAACAGGTCCGGAAAGAACCCCCTGAAATCCCGGGCCTTGAGCGCATCACGTACGCTGATCGTATGTACTATCTCCCGTGGCTGGCACGTCCCCGGTTCCCGGACTTTAAGAAGGACTGGTCAGACCCTTTTCACTACCGGGCTCCTGCCCCGGAGGAAATGAAGTTGTATAAAGAGCGGCCGTCCTTTGTGTTTCAACGAAGCTGCCGTTTGCTGGGCG GGGTAAAACAAGCACTATGGCTGACCAAGACGAAGATGATTGAAGGCTTACCACAGAAGATATTGAGCATTTGTGAAAATCCAGACTATCAGTTCCCGAACCATGAAGAGTTGGTGCACAATACTATAGCCCAAGCGTGTTTATGGAGCAACACTGAAGAGCAGCCCATCAGAGAGGAATACTG CCCTAAACTGTTACAAGGCCTGCTGCATTTGTGTCGGACGCAGAACAGTAAATTCCCGGCGCTTTCTGAAAGAAGCATGGTTGAGAACTGTCGTCTGTCAACTTACTGGCAAAGGG GTTCTGACACTTTTCATGTGCGAGGGATCAGCGGCTTTCTTCTAAATGCCAAAGCCCCACTGTCTCCCCTGGCCTCGGAGAGCGAGATTCAGGACACTGTGCCCCATAAACTGGAATCCCTGTACCCCATATCTCCTGCTATTGACCTTCAGGAAGTCAATGTATACAAGAACCACAATGATTTAG GGTTCAAAGAGGGTTACCCGTTCCCTGACCCTCACACCATATTCATTATGGATCCGTGTAGCACCAAAGCCAGATTCCTGCCAGACCAGCTCCGGGCCAAGATGATCATGCTAGCATTCGGCAGCGCTTTGGCTAAAGCTAAGATTCTGAATGGG GAGGAATCAAAGGTCTTGAAGCAGCCAGTCTATGTTCAAGGTATTGCAACTGATGGACAGCTCTTCCACTTCGTGGCATTCCAGCTGAACACGCTGGATCTGGAGTCTGATGATGGCGTTAAAAATCTTGTCTGGATTGATGCTGACCAGCCGTTATACGATACCGCCTTCCGTGTTCCACAAATGAAGAGGAAAGTTGTTCTG gCACCTGCTGGAGTGTCTGGTTTACGGCCAGAAACATTTCGAAAGTTTTGGGCAATGTACCTCCATGGAGCAGTCTGA
- the LOC128500367 gene encoding NADH-cytochrome b5 reductase-like produces the protein MDDVDWLSLRPVEPSPAQCCGSGCSPCIYDIYQADLSRWEKAKEAGDAELLNRRKSETNDLFLSAGSFTAFELLLVERETEDTNRYRFKIPNGSSLGHTLGQHVILRGTVNGMEVQRAYTPINRVDTKGYFEVLIKLYKHGLMSQYIKNWKAGDWIEWRGAFGGFSYKPNQYGELLMVCSGTGIAPMLPILSCVTDNEEDETFITLVICCRTFENIYMKGCLREQARFWNVRMFYVLSQEQSLLNLPLSYRENTKLGRIDSIFVAEVLGTCRREPYVLICGSLTFNEHVNEIVKLLKIKDSSIFIF, from the exons ATGGATGATGTCGACTGGCTGTCTCTGAGACCGGTGGAGCCTTCACCTGCGCAGTGTTGTGGCAGTGGCTGCTCCCCCTGTATATACGACATCTACCAGGCTGATCTGAGTCGTTGGGAGAAGGCCAAGGAGGCTGGAGATGCAGAACTCCTAAACAGGAGAAAATCAGAG ACCAATGACTTGTTCCTGAGTGCAGGGTCATTCACAGCATTTGAGCTTTTACTAGTGGAACGGGAGACGGAGGATACTAATCGCTACAGATTTAAAATCCCAAACGGGAGCAGCTTGGGACACACATTAGGACAGCATGTCATACTCAG agGTACGGTCAATGGTATGGAAGTCCAAAGAGCCTACACTCCCATAAACCGTGTGGATACAAAAGGCTACTTTGAAGTTTTAATCAAG TTATATAAACACGGCTTGATGTCACAGTATATAAAGAACTGGAAAGCAGGAGACTGGATTGAATGGCGGGGGGCTTTCGGTGGATTTTCATACAAGCCCAACCAG TATGGGGAGCTCCTTATGGTGTGCTCGGGTACTGGCATCGCTCCAATGCTGCCAATCCTCAGCTGTGTAACGGATAACGAAGAGGACGAAACGTTCATAACTTTGGTGATTTGCTGTCGGACGTTTGAGAATATTTATATGAAGGGCTGTCTACGGGAACAAGCGCGGTTTTGGAACGTGCGAATGTTTTATGTCCTCAGCCAG GAGCAGTCATTACTAAATCTACCCCTGAGCTATCGTGAGAACACAAAACTTGGCAGGATTGACTCCATCTTCGTGGCAGAGGTGTTGGGGACTTGCAGACGGGAACCATACGTACTTATCTGTGGCTCTTTAACATTTAATGAACATGTGAATGAGATTGTGAAACTGCTGAAAATAAAGGAcagttccatttttattttttaa